The Apus apus isolate bApuApu2 chromosome 20, bApuApu2.pri.cur, whole genome shotgun sequence genome includes a region encoding these proteins:
- the LOC127392991 gene encoding tyrosine-protein phosphatase non-receptor type 11-like, with translation MTSRRWFHPNISGIEAEKLLLTRGVHGSFLARPSKSNPGDFTLSVRRNDEVTHIKIQNTGDYYDLYGGEKFATLAELVQYYTEQHGLLREKNSNVIELKYPLNCQDPTSERWYHGHLTGKEAEKLLTEKGKPGSFLVRESQSKPGDFVLSVLTNEDKMETGDRKPHVTHVMIHYQPDGKYDVGGGERFDTLTDLVEHYKKNPMVEKSGAVVHLKQPFNATRINAANIENRVKELNKMADHSEKAKQGFWEEFEMLQQQECKLLYPRKEGQRPENKAKNRYKNILPFDTTRVALRDVDESVPGSDYINANYIKSIPEDGRSSEHCKVYIATQGCLQTTVNDFWAMVYQENSHVIVMTTKEVERGRNKCFRYWPDKGCSREYGGIRVRNGGEREAQGYYLRELEVLRAGQDEHPRLVKHYQYFSWPDHGVPNEPGGVLSFLDQVNRAQRSIPGTGPIVVHCSAGIGRTGTIIVIDILVDIIHRQGLDCDIDIPKTIQMVRRQRSGMVQTEAQYKFVYMAVQQYIEAEQKRLEEEQRSKRKERDYLNIGYPPMEKGRAKGQPPSPRAQSVAEDESASVYENLNIKSPKVSGMSNTGR, from the exons AAGAAACGACGAGGTGACACACATCAAGATCCAGAACACAGGGGACTACTATGACCTCTATGGGGGGGAGAAGTTTGCCACCCTTGCAGAGCTGGTGCAGTACTACACCGAGCAGCACGGGCTGCTGCGGGAGAAGAACAGCAATGTCATCGAGCTCAAGTACCCTCTCAACTGCCAGGACCCCACCTCGGAGAG GTGGTACCACGGGCACCTCACTGGCAAGGAGGCAGAGAAGCTCCTGACAGAGAAGGGCAAGCCCGGGAGCTTTCTGGTGAGAGAGAGCCAGAGCAAACCAGGAGACTTTGTCTTGTCAGTGCTGACAAATGAGGATAAGATGGAGACTGGGGATCGGAAACCGCACGTGACCCACGTGATGATCCACTACCAG CCCGACGGGAAGTATGAcgtggggggaggagagaggttTGACACCCTCACAGACCTGGTGGAGCACTATAAGAAGAACCCCATGGTGGAGAAATCTGGAGCTGTGGTTCATCTGAAGCAG CCCTTCAATGCCACCCGCATCAACGCAGCCAACATTGAGAACAGAGTGAAGGAGCTGAACAAAATGGCAGATCACAGTGAGAAGGCCAAGCAAGGGTTCTGGGAAGAGTTTGAG AtgttgcagcagcaggagtgcAAGCTCCTCTACCCCAGGAAGGAGGGACAACGACCAGAGAATAAGGCGAAGAATCGCTACAAGAACATTCTTCCCT TTGATACCACACGGGTGGCACTCCGGGACGTGGACGAGAGCGTACCTGGGTCAGACTACATCAATGCCAACTATATCAAG AGCATCCCAGAAGACGGAAGGAGCTCGGAGCACTGCAAGGTCTACATCGccacccagggctgcctgcagacCACGGTGAATGACTTCTGGGCCATGGTTTATCAAGAGAACAGCCATGTCATTGTCATGACAACCAAGGAGGTGGAGCGGGGCAGG AACAAGTGCTTCAGGTACTGGCCGGACAAGGGCTGCAGCCGGGAGTACGGCGGGATCCGGGTGCGGAACGGCGGCGAGCGCGAGGCCCAGGGCTACTACCTGCgggagctggaggtgctgcGGGCTGGCCAG gacGAGCACCCAAGGCTGGTGAAGCACTACCAGTATTTTAGCTGGCCAGACCACGGGGTGCCCAACGAACCCGGGGGGGTTCTCAGCTTTCTGGACCAAGTGAATCGGGCTCAGCGAAGCATTCCAGGCACGGGGCCCATCGTGGTGCACTGCAG tgCTGGAATAGGACGCACAGGCACCATCATAGTGATAGACATCCTGGTGGATATTATCCACAGGCAAG GTTTGGACTGTGACATTGACATCCCCAAGACCATCCAGATGGTGCGCAGGCAGCGCTCGGGCATGGTGCAGACAGAGGCACAGTACAAGTTTGTGTACATGGCTGTTCAGCAGTACATCGAGGCTGAGCAGAAGAGGCTGGAAGAAGAGCAG agGAGTAAAAGGAAGGAGCGAGACTACCTGAATATTGGTTACCCTCCCATGGAAAAAGGCAGAGCCAAAGGGCAGCCCCCCTCACCACGGGCCCAGTCTGT GGCTGAGGATGAGTCAGCTTCCGTCTACGAGAACCTGAACATCAAAAGCCCAAAGGTTTCAGGGATGAGTAACACGGGGCGATAA